One stretch of Bacillota bacterium DNA includes these proteins:
- a CDS encoding cyclic lactone autoinducer peptide: MLKKLAVWLAGCTALVLSVVAAGFVGPLCTFSLYQPEVPEVLKNR; this comes from the coding sequence ATGCTTAAAAAGCTGGCGGTTTGGCTGGCAGGCTGCACCGCCCTGGTGCTTTCAGTTGTCGCTGCCGGTTTTGTAGGACCTTTGTGTACTTTTTCTTTATATCAACCTGAAGTGCCGGAGGTGTTAAAGAATAGATAG
- a CDS encoding Spo0B domain-containing protein produces MNSFKLPFDWKAVLFLNVILAQAFLVLFFGVLQFWNIFGLLQDRVLTTLAVFYIAAGGFFSLAAIFMLRSVVRLVRARAEAEVNRIRLQETRQMLDVLRTQRHDYLNHLQVIYGLIHVGKTRFIQDYISQVNEEIQNSSRVFTALVHRPEIAGLLMRKLAQAEALGISFNVDLKTDLVLLAIPPLDFSRVLGNLIDNALDAVQTVPEEQRRISFEMKEEENGYVVKITNFRPLIPHEYLTKIFRKGFTTKAGKGEGLGLYIVKSLVEKNHGMISVESNEETGTSFTLRFPKPAYHHVELPPA; encoded by the coding sequence ATGAACAGCTTCAAGTTGCCCTTTGACTGGAAGGCGGTCCTGTTCCTCAACGTAATCCTGGCGCAGGCCTTTCTTGTTCTGTTTTTTGGAGTGCTCCAGTTCTGGAACATTTTCGGTCTGTTGCAGGATCGTGTGCTCACGACCCTGGCAGTTTTTTACATTGCCGCGGGCGGGTTTTTTAGTCTGGCGGCTATTTTTATGCTCCGGAGCGTGGTCAGGCTGGTGCGCGCCCGGGCGGAGGCCGAAGTCAACCGGATCCGCCTCCAGGAAACCCGGCAGATGCTGGATGTGCTGCGGACGCAGCGCCACGATTACTTAAACCACCTCCAGGTGATTTACGGTCTTATTCACGTAGGCAAAACCAGATTCATCCAGGATTATATCAGCCAGGTCAATGAAGAAATCCAAAATTCTTCAAGGGTCTTTACGGCATTAGTGCACCGGCCCGAGATTGCGGGGCTGCTTATGCGGAAGTTGGCGCAGGCTGAAGCACTGGGAATTTCTTTTAATGTAGACTTGAAAACCGATTTGGTGTTGCTGGCGATCCCTCCTTTGGATTTTTCCAGGGTGTTGGGGAACCTGATCGATAACGCCCTGGACGCGGTACAGACGGTTCCCGAGGAGCAGCGGCGCATCTCCTTTGAGATGAAGGAAGAGGAGAATGGCTATGTCGTCAAGATCACCAATTTTCGCCCTCTCATCCCCCACGAGTATTTAACGAAAATTTTTCGTAAAGGCTTCACCACCAAAGCGGGAAAAGGGGAGGGGCTCGGTCTTTATATTGTGAAAAGTCTTGTTGAAAAAAACCACGGGATGATATCGGTTGAAAGCAACGAAGAGACAGGAACGTCCTTTACCCTCCGGTTTCCCAAACCTGCTTACCACCACGTTGAGCTTCCCCCTGCCTGA